One window of Solwaraspora sp. WMMA2056 genomic DNA carries:
- a CDS encoding helix-turn-helix domain-containing protein, translated as MDRPHLIAVLALDGVVAFDIGTPPQIFHSARDDRDRRLYQVRICTPGGAPVRSAAGFTVTADHGLELLSEADTVLVAGVQDQVQVLIDGTVDNQVRDALHAAADRGARIMSTCTGAFVLAGAGLLDGRRATTHWAHADDFRRLFPRVDLDPDVLFVDDDGILTSAGVGAGIDLCLQIVRDDHGSEIANLAARRCVVPPWRPGGQSQYIVRPVPQVTDTSTAPARAWALEHLHEPLDLRVLAAHARMSVRTFTRRFREETGLSPGKWITQQRVERARHLLETTEMVIDQVARHSGFGTAAALRQQMSATVGVPPSAYRTTFRSADATRAHRVSALVR; from the coding sequence ATGGATCGCCCTCACCTGATCGCGGTGCTCGCGTTGGACGGCGTGGTCGCGTTCGACATCGGCACCCCGCCGCAGATCTTCCACTCCGCCCGCGACGACCGGGACCGACGCCTCTACCAGGTGCGGATCTGCACCCCAGGCGGGGCTCCGGTGCGCAGCGCCGCCGGGTTCACCGTCACCGCCGATCATGGGCTGGAGCTGCTGTCCGAGGCGGACACCGTACTCGTCGCCGGGGTTCAGGACCAGGTCCAGGTCCTGATCGACGGCACAGTGGACAACCAGGTCCGCGACGCGCTGCACGCGGCCGCGGACCGCGGCGCCCGGATCATGTCCACCTGTACGGGAGCCTTCGTCCTGGCCGGTGCCGGCCTGCTCGACGGCCGCCGGGCCACCACTCACTGGGCGCACGCCGACGACTTCCGCCGCCTGTTCCCCCGCGTCGACCTCGACCCGGACGTGCTGTTCGTCGACGACGACGGCATCCTCACCTCGGCCGGTGTCGGCGCCGGCATCGATCTGTGCCTGCAGATCGTGCGGGACGACCACGGCAGCGAGATCGCCAACTTGGCCGCCCGCCGGTGCGTCGTGCCGCCGTGGCGCCCGGGCGGCCAGTCGCAGTACATCGTGCGCCCGGTCCCCCAGGTCACCGACACCTCCACCGCCCCGGCCCGCGCCTGGGCGCTCGAACACCTGCACGAGCCGCTGGACCTGCGGGTGCTGGCCGCGCACGCCCGGATGAGCGTACGCACCTTCACCCGCCGGTTCCGCGAGGAGACCGGCCTGAGCCCCGGCAAGTGGATCACGCAACAGCGCGTCGAGCGGGCCCGGCACCTGCTGGAGACGACGGAGATGGTCATCGACCAGGTGGCCCGCCACTCCGGCTTCGGTACGGCGGCAGCGCTGCGGCAGCAGATGAGTGCCACCGTGGGAGTCCCGCCCAGCGCGTACCGCACCACGTTCCGGTCAGCCGACGCCACCCGCGCGCACCGGGTCTCCGCGCTCGTCCGCTGA
- a CDS encoding MFS transporter, whose translation MIRTKHLWPWMIAGIGFVALVGAAGFRATPGALVEPLQQEFGWSTGTIGFAMSVNLALYGVTAPFAAALMERFGVRKVTAGAMALIALGSGLTVFMTASWQLVLLWGVLVGLGAGSISLGFVATIGTRWFVKRIGLVTGILSAGGATGSLIFLPLVAAMAESSAGWRSAAIVVSMVAFATVPLILLFFREHPADIGIPPHGADEVVKPPPPSGNAARLAVTTLRNAARTRPFWLLAAGFAICGATTNGLVATHFIPAAHDHGMPSVTAAGLLALIGVFDLVGTILSGWLTDRVDARLLLAVYYLLRGISLLALPHVFADEVTGFMIVFVVFYGLDFIATVPPTVALCREHFGMSAPIVFGWVFASHQIGAAIAATVAGITRDGFGGYAPVWYVAGFLSIGAAVLSMKIMRPTLETPTLETPPVATATGGTATPPVPAAADAVADDEREPQPNRG comes from the coding sequence ATGATTCGCACCAAGCATCTGTGGCCGTGGATGATCGCGGGTATCGGCTTCGTCGCCCTGGTCGGCGCGGCGGGTTTCCGGGCCACGCCCGGGGCACTTGTGGAGCCGCTGCAGCAGGAGTTCGGCTGGTCGACCGGCACCATCGGCTTCGCCATGTCGGTCAACCTCGCCCTGTACGGTGTCACCGCGCCGTTCGCCGCCGCCCTGATGGAGCGGTTCGGTGTCCGCAAGGTCACCGCTGGCGCGATGGCCCTGATCGCGCTGGGCAGCGGCCTGACCGTGTTCATGACAGCGTCCTGGCAGCTGGTCCTGCTCTGGGGTGTGCTGGTGGGCCTCGGCGCCGGCTCGATCTCGCTGGGCTTCGTGGCCACCATCGGCACCCGCTGGTTCGTCAAGCGGATCGGCCTGGTCACCGGCATCCTGTCGGCCGGCGGCGCGACCGGCTCCCTGATCTTCCTGCCGCTGGTGGCGGCGATGGCGGAGTCGTCCGCGGGGTGGCGCTCCGCCGCGATCGTGGTCTCCATGGTGGCGTTCGCGACGGTACCGCTGATCCTGCTGTTCTTCCGCGAGCATCCGGCGGACATCGGGATTCCGCCGCACGGGGCGGACGAGGTGGTGAAGCCGCCGCCGCCCTCCGGCAACGCGGCCCGGCTCGCGGTGACCACACTGAGGAACGCCGCCCGGACCCGGCCGTTCTGGCTGCTCGCCGCCGGTTTCGCCATCTGCGGCGCCACCACCAACGGCCTGGTCGCCACCCACTTCATCCCGGCCGCTCACGACCACGGCATGCCCAGCGTCACCGCCGCCGGGCTGCTCGCGTTGATCGGTGTCTTCGACCTGGTCGGCACGATCCTGTCCGGGTGGCTCACCGACCGCGTCGACGCCCGGCTGCTGCTGGCGGTCTACTACCTGCTGCGGGGGATCTCGCTGCTGGCGCTGCCGCACGTGTTCGCCGACGAGGTGACCGGGTTCATGATCGTGTTCGTCGTCTTCTACGGTCTGGACTTCATCGCGACCGTGCCGCCGACCGTCGCCCTGTGCCGGGAGCACTTCGGGATGTCCGCGCCGATCGTGTTCGGCTGGGTCTTCGCCTCCCACCAGATCGGTGCCGCGATCGCGGCGACGGTGGCCGGCATCACCCGGGACGGCTTCGGCGGCTACGCGCCGGTCTGGTACGTCGCCGGCTTCCTGAGCATCGGCGCGGCGGTCCTGTCGATGAAGATCATGCGGCCGACGCTCGAAACGCCGACGCTTGAAACGCCACCGGTCGCAACTGCGACGGGCGGGACGGCGACGCCGCCGGTGCCGGCTGCGGCAGACGCCGTCGCCGACGACGAGCGGGAGCCGCAGCCGAACCGTGGTTGA